The genomic DNA ATATCTATTAAATAATGTTCATATTATTTCTAAATGTTGTTACAGGAAGTCATAGATGAATCTGATGGTTGTGGCGCTAAGTTTTCTGTAACAATTGTTTCTAGTGCATTTGAAGGCAAATCTTTAATTCATCGACATAGGTACTACATTTTTAAAGTcctaagaaatttaaataatatgctattatttaaatactatattaaaattaatatttcaggtCAGTACATTCAGTACTAGAAGAAGAACTTAAAACAATTCATGCATTCAAGCAAAAGACATTAACACCAGCAGAGTGGGAAAAGAAGGAAATGATAAAAGGGTATTTAATAATTGATCCATTTATGATTGATTTTAATGTACATCTTTAAAGTATATTATTCTATTTCCATTAATAGCTCCACGAATTAGACCTGAGAAATTTAAAATGATTCAGTTTAAAGTGTCTGCTCCTGGAAAAGTAATTCTTTTTGGAGAACAtgctgtagtatatggaaaaaCAGCTGTTGCTGCCAGTGTAGATTTACGTACAGTTCTAAATTTCGCTGAATTACCCGAAACAGAACAAATTGTTAAGATATGTTTTCctaaagtaaatttatttattaacataccTCTACAGcaaatacaaaatttcttttttattaacaaaGACATGGTACATGTAGAAAATTATGAAGCATTTTATAACAAAGTAAAAGAATTTGTTTCCATTATTAGTTATGCAAATCTGCAACAAAGATTAAGCCTGGAAgcattcttttatctttttatttatattacgcAAAAGGAAGAGATCGAAGTGAAACCATTTCAAGTTCACTTAAATACAGAATTGGGAATTGGTTCTGGACTTGGTAGTTCTAGTTCCTTTGCAGTTTGTCTCGCTGCGTGTTTTTTACATTGGTCACGTttacaaaaagatatttataaaatattagatttttCTATCTTAGATACTATTTCGAAGTATGCTCTAAATTGTGAAAAAATTATGCATGGAAACCCCTCTGGAATAGACAATTCTGTCTGTACATATGGGTCAATAATAGAATTCAAGAAGGATGATTATGTAAAGCCAATAAGTAACGTACATGCTCTAAAAATTTTACTGGTAGACACAAGAGTAAATAGAAGCACAAAGGCTTTAGTTGAAAGACTATTAGAACTGAAACATAGATACCCAGTTATTATTGATTTGATTATGAGTTCTATAGACAATATATCCAAagaagtaattaaaattattgaaaaattgaaaacagTTTCTACTGACGATGAATATTTTCTTGAAGGGTACAGACAATTAATGgtaagtattttattaaaatataatttattgctaataattattataataattactaatTCAAGTAGAATAAAATACTTCTAAAAGCAATTTATAGAAAATCTTGTATAATAAGAATAACTAGTAATATTTCATTCACAGAGTTAAAAGATTAGTCTGTTATTTGGAAAAATAACATTTGTCTGGTCAAGTGATTAacaatatgttaaaatattattggtCATTACTTTCTATATCTATAAATGTATTCAAATTTTCTTACAActtatcatatattattacagATACTTATTAATATGAATCAAGGACTGCTAGCCACATGTCAAGTTTCTCATCCATCTTTAGACAGAATTTGTGCAGAAGCACAAAATTATGCTTTGGCAGCAAAGCTTACAGGTGCTGGCGGTGGTGGACATGCATACATTCTCTTATTACCAGATACACAGCCAGAAACTATTGCAAGTATTTCACGAAAATTGATTGCAGATGGATTTACTGTCAAGTTAACGACTTTGGGCGGTCCTGGGGTAcaaattaattagtaattttgttataaatattgcatatattaatgcaaataaacttatttttattctgAACATTTTAAAtgtgatataaattttatttataattataaagagTACTTGTAATTTTTACACAAAATGTAAATTACAGTTTTAATACAGTTTAATACATGTTAATGATCATCTCAttagtatcttttttatttcaactattttcattttttcctttttcattaatcataatagtataattgttttatttctatCATAATGTCAAAACTATTGATTgatgtatagaaaaatattctagTCAAGAAACTATAGATGATCTTAAAATCTTTAGAAAGCATCACTTTCAAAATGGACACATACAGATTACGGACAATAATTTAACAccatttaattttttctaataaaattcttttctatcttttacaGTGTgttttaacactttaccgaccttATTTGTCGTCAACGCTTTTTGTCGCCAACGCTTATCGACCTATAGCCTACCTATAGTTAATCGGTTCCCATGGCGATAaataatctttctcattatatgaacagtaattttttatttagtactaaggtaccttgctcaaTTGCGTCAGTTGCGatgctttgtaagctcccacagttttataccaatttaaaaaacttaccgttcgcgatgaacgaaaaaaATGATATTGGAGAGTTTTATTTAGATGATCTGTCAGATTGTTTTGACAATTATTCAAGAAGTAATAGTGGTGATGAAAGTGATGGCAGTGATATAATTATTCTGAAGCGAGATTCTGTATTGCCACTAAGATATAGTGATTTAGAAGTCGATGAAATAAATAACGTCGAAGACTATAACTATTTCTCATTTGAACTAAAAACCGTTgtaatagataaaacaaatataatttagtaTTAATATCATGAAAACAAAagattttattcaatttcattaTCCTATAATAGCAAAAAGCAACCAATTTTATCTGAGCATACGAAAAGCACAAATACTCCCGCCCGacagtctaaaccgaaacagagccggtACCAAGGAGAATCTGCGCCTTAGCTGCCgatcggacgtgcgtatgctgttgaatcgCTAGCGGTCAGTGAAGTGTTAATTAAGTGGAACATCTTGTATATTATACagtacaattttatatatttgtaatataaaactaaaaaatgatatatatatttgttagttatttatttacataatttataacataaagaataaaatttttcacatTTAACCGTTTGAATCCCAGGAGTCTTTGAAGAAGCAGGGTCAAAAAATTCCGaacagcgcgatagcgcttgttttaatcgattgcgaagagattttgttcaataaaaattattgagaagataacaatgaaataccaAATACGGAcgtcagtcgtccgtagcgttcaaatgtactgggacttttcgacacaaaatcCAAACAGCGCGATCACGCTGCTTGGGACTCAAACagttaaaataatatgaaaattgaagtttaaataaaaattaaacaattgcAGAgggaaagtaaaataatttctaaatacaAGCATTTAGGATagaatacattaaaaattttataaatagattcATAATTCTTTCTGAAGAAAATTGTACTTTTATCTGCGGAAAAAGCAAAAAGtcaattttgatattaataaaGCTTTATTTACGCAAGATATATGATTTAgtggatttatatttatgttgcaatattttaaaaaatatcatcaATTATTTGAGTCTCTACATATCGCAACATAATCcgaaatgaaaatgtttaatcTCTTTTATATcagttaaatatattattttctttttattttatgttgttAGTAAAAAATTTAATCGCTGCATCATTACtttgtaaatttgtatattacaACCATTAAATACTTCTATATTGTAAATagatacaataaaatttaatttattattacaattatacaaCATTTGATGTATTACGATGTGTTTGTCGCAAATTATCTGTTAATCCTACATGATCTGTTTCAGAAATTGCTTCCTCTCTATAATTTTCTTCTGAACTATGAGTAGCATTTGATAAAAACTGCCTTTCTGCTTG from Bombus terrestris chromosome 11, iyBomTerr1.2, whole genome shotgun sequence includes the following:
- the LOC100647908 gene encoding mevalonate kinase (The RefSeq protein has 1 substitution compared to this genomic sequence): MIQFKVSAPGKVILFGEHAVVYGKTAVAASVDLRTVLNFAELPETEQIVKICFPKVNLFINIPLQQIQNFFFINKDMVHVENYEAFYNKVKEFVSIISYANLQQRLSLEAFFYLFIYITQKEEIEVKPFQVHLNTELGIGSGLGSSSSFAVCLAACFLHWSRLQKDIYKILDFSILDTISKYALNCEKIMHGNPSGIDNSVCTYGSIIEFKKDDYVKPISNVHALKILLVDTRVNRSTKALVERLLELKHRYPVIIDLIMSSIDNIAKEVIKIIEKLKTVSTDDEYFLEGYRQLMILINMNQGLLATCQVSHPSLDRICAEAQNYALAAKLTGAGGGGHAYILLLPDTQPETIASISRKLIADGFTVKLTTLGGPGVQIN